The DNA window AAATTAAATAGGTAAGTGAACCTCGAGAGCGGATCAAGTTCATGCACGATAATGTATGAGAACATCCCTCATTCATGGATTTATAATCAGTttatctctcttcatttaatagattctaaattcaAGGACCATGgatgtacgagaacattctcgttCATGAACCTGTTCGGTTCACGTGAACCCTAGTTGAGGTTCTTAGCTCATGGTTAAGAGCCTTAGGTCAAGGCTAGATTGGTTGATTTATtggatgaaagaaaatagaaaagaaacaaaaaattcccTCCACCCATTGTTTAGTCGTAtagagaaaatcgagagaaaCTATATATACGTATTATGACCCAATTGATTTATACCCTAAGAGTTTGAAAAGTTTACATAGACACTTTTTACATTTTAgatttacattttaaatttatattaCAACTAATCAATGTCCGTCCTTTCAAGGTTGAGACTTGAGATATCAACTTAGTGAAAACATCCTCTACTGTGGGTGTGGCAAACATTCGATGGCGAAAACAATATCAAGGCGCGTGTCAATATCATCTTGATCGTCCAATGCTTTCCACATTGCCGCACCCATGGCAGACAATCATCGTTCAACAACGTACGTAAATATGTTGATAGGAGCTCTATCTCTTCCCCTTCACATGGGGTCATAGTCTCATAGATTTCGATCTTACTTTCTTCTTagtttcttctatttatttatttgtatgcGGTTACTCTTGTGAGGGTTTGATTGAATCTCACAGGTTTAAGAGTTGGGATTTATGGAACCATAATTTGGAAAAACTTCTTCACTGCGTTTATCCTCATTGTTGCAGTCCGCAGTTTTAGGTTTTGAGGTAATCCTAAACACTATTATGTGTATTTGACCAAAACTTGTATCCCACGTTCTATGCTGCGGAGAAGCAAAAGTTTCTCGAACATTCTCCACCCGTCAACAGCAAAGGAaggagtttattattattatccagTGGACAGTTGGACAGAAAAAAGAGAAGTCGACACCGGTGGGCCATGGGCCCATGAGCACCGACACGTAAAAATTTTACCGTGTTCTAAGACAAAAATTGGAAAaccaaattataaaaataaataaataaaaagaagagtgGCTTCTTtatcctcttcctcttctcatcCATCGACCAAACTCCAAAATTCGACCCCACCGTTTCCATTTTCCACGAAACTCATCAGCCTCTTTCCGTCTTGGATCGAAACCCTCATCGCCGTTTACGCGGCACACCGTTTGTCAATTCTTCCCATCACCACCACCTCGATTTGCGTGTTATTCACGAAGCCCCACAACACGACGACTGACCCCTCTGGaagcaaaaccttctctctctctctctctctctctctctctctatatatatatataaaacccCCTTCACACCCCCATCTCCTTTTCACTCTCTATCCACAGTTTGCAATGGCGTCAGGGGTGATGCACAGATCTCTTCCGTTTTCTTCCTTTCTGGGGTTCTCTCTCCTGTTGGTGTTCTTCTTCCTCAGTTGCTCTTCCTGGAGGATGGTTGATGGGTATGGTGGAATGCCAGGAGGAAGGAAAGAGGTTAAGGATGTGAAGAACAATAAGGAGGTTCAGGACCTGGGGAGATTCTCTGTTATGGAATACAACAAGAATCCAAGCCATTATCGGCAAGGGCAAGGAGCACAAGGCCCTCTGGAGTTCAAGGAAGTCGTGAAGGCGCAGACACAGGTGGTTGCAGGGTTAAAGTATTACCTCACCATCTCTGTTTCTCAGGGCGGAGTTCCCAAGACATACGATGCTGTTGTGGTTGTGAAGCCTTGGGTTCATCAGTCCAAGCAACTCCTCACCTTCACCCCTTCCACTAATTGAAGAAGACATGCTTTATCCGTCTCTGTAAATCTAAAATCGGCTTCTTCTGTCGGAGACGATTTTGAGTTTGGTTACCTTTCAGAGTATTCCAATTTAGTAATGGTTGTAACTTTGTTACTTTGGTACTTTGTTCATGTCAAAAACTGAGTTCGGTAAGATTCGCCTTCCTCATTAATCCATTACTGTTCTTGCTTCCATTTTCAATCCTGATGGAGCCAACTCATCGGaaacacaaataaaaatagatGCTGTAGATCTGTGATACAAAAAAACTTTAGAAATGCATTAGTCAATATATTATAAAGCAATAAGCGTAAACCTAGaaacattttcccataaaattcAACTTCATTCACCAAAGATGGCTCCCATACTTTACAATCTGAATCTACTTGGGGGGCCATAAACCCATTAAAAATCCAACCACATGTATAACACATCTCATATGCTTCATTTGGATAATCAATCACAAATATTAAATGGCATATTTCTCTTGCTTTATCAACAATCCCGTCCAACCCCACCCTACCCAAATAGCTCTTTTTCATCTGTCGTATGGGAACTCTGCATCATTCTCGGTAACTTTGAAGCGTTGGGGATGTCCGCCTGAGCAATACAGGTTCCACATTTTGAAGTATGCCCTCTCCAGATTCCTCACCTGAGACATTTGTTTAAAATCTCAATCAGTATTCGCCATTAGGCCACAAGCATGATTCAAAAACTATTTCTTAGCCAAAATAcataatttcagtcattttttTATCTCATCTCATTGAAATTCCAattattttgtttcaaaatttcgCTCATTTCGGACAAAAAATTGCACTATTTTGTAAATTTCGGTCATCTTTggcatttccaccaaaataGCCAAGCAAAACACATGAAAAAAGTTTATTGTTTTGATGAAACTGTATTTCGTTGGTTTGAAATCACCGAAacaagttcttgaaccttggcCACAAGTACAATTTCATACCATAATGCTAGAGGAAAAGATCACTTAGGTAATGTCAGACAGCTGAAAAGCTGATGGTCGCAGTTTAGTTCCCACACAAGGGATCTCTACCCCCACCATTTGTTGTTCATCAAGGACTGGATATAACATGAATCCAGTACCAAGAACTGGAAAGTCAAGTTACCAGTGCTAAAAAATTATTAACGTGAATTggtgaatccaagaaatccaaatTATTTCTGATTAACTACTTACCCATCGTTGTGTGTCGAACAAGGGGCAAGTCAAGCGAACTGCCTTGAGTTTGTTGGTTAGAGCCTGGAGCTTTGGCCGATTCTCAGCAAATGACACCGCCTTGTCTTCATATTCTTTCATACTTCATGGAATGCAAGGCATGTCAGCACGTATATAGGGGCCTAATCAGTATGCAgcaaccatatggaatatgaaaataaatttaagtaCCTGCTAACAATCATCTCTTCCCCAACTCCAGTGGCCAGACACAACGAACCGGCAACTCTAGTCGCCATTTTCTCCAAGGGCAATGTAATCATTGGCAAACCAGCCCATAGAACATCAGTGCCAGTGGTGTGGGCATTGCACAAAGGCCTAAACAGtgcaagatctcaaaagttttaaagagaactgattgaaataaaaattaataaataaataaagagagctGCTTACGAGTCGAGAAACAGATCTGCCAAAGCACTACGTCTTATGTGCTCGTTTTTCATGGCAACATCTGTAAAAATAATCTGATCTGGTCGCACTCCCTGGGCAGCAGCATCTGCACATGCCAGCACCAATTAGTTGGATGATTCACAACCCAAAAACAAGACATTCAATCTCATTTATCATAATGGAAACCTTCAGTTTCAAACCATAGGGTTCAGGTGATAACACAAACCACAAGCAACAGCAGTTGACAAAAAACTATGCAACATAAGTGGGTGACCATTGCAGAAACAAGTTTATGGAAAATACATGCTAAAGAATCCACCACAGCCCTAACTAGTAGAAGAATACCAAAGCAGCCCTAACTAGTAGAAGAATACCAAAGCTAACTAACATACATGCACGAAGTCTCATCTCGCCTGCTGCTGGGAATCTGAGAAGCCAGAGTGCACTATTGGGAACACGCTTCAGAATATTGCACCTAAACACATGAGCAACCACAAACAATCAGCAACATGATAAACTGTGCAGAGTCATCATCTAGTAATCAAGCTAATGTCCATATCAAGAATACCATGTATTGACAATTTCAGGGTCCATCTTGTATAGTTGATTGAAGCATGCAAATATGAATTTGTCTTCAGGTAATCCATAATCTGATCGCTTGTGTCGGCATAATGGATCCAACACATCACGATTTTTCTGATGACAAAACTTAAAAAGTGATGAGCATTTCTGTCACCATACATACTAAACAAATCATTAGAAGCAAACAACAAATACAAAGGTACAAAAACTCACTTGCTTGTAATCATTTACGAAATAACAATGAGGAAGATGGACAAGCTTCTCAGAGTAAATGTGAGAAAAATGAGTTGGCGAAACAAACTGCAAGGAGAAGGAATATAATAAGACTCGGGAAAACCACCACGAAGGGAggcaatgaaaaagaaaaacaatgacGAAATATATCCCTACCTCATCAGTGACCAAGTAATCTATGTAGGTTGCTCCTGTGGTTCCAGGGAAACCCATGTATGAAACCTGAATGGGTGCTGGTAGCATGGCAAATATTTCATTCCTTGCCCCCTGCACAATGAGTCAGATGGGTTGTAAACCCAGATGGGACCAAGTCCTAACCAAACAAATGGGGAAAACAATGATATATCCAAATCTTGCAAAATTACACACCAAGGAACTAGCATTTGGGCCAAAATTGGTTGGAAACTCATTAATAGAGTGTCCATTTGAGCAACTAAGACTAATAATTCAAcagaaataaacataaaaagcaACAAAAAGAATAGTATGAAGAAGATAGAACGAGACCTTCGTATAACCATTGAGGTTAACGAGGATCTGTATTTTATCCTCATTAATCAACCTAGCGATCATATCAGATGACATGGCAGACACATCAATGAAGTGCTCAGCTTCAGATTGGATACGCTGCCTCCATTCAGTGCCATCATTCTGACTCAACGCATAACAGAACACCTGCAGACTCAAATGTGGATTTAGCAATGTGGTAGAATGAAACAACAGAGCTCCTAAAGAACTCACATAAGAAATCTAAATAATTGACAAAGCCTGCAGTTCCAAACCTCAACATTTTCTCTATTGTGCATCCCAAATACCGAGCCCATAAGATGTGAGAGTGGATGGTTACCAAAATCACTGCTCACATAACTATAAAGACCAGGGAAAATTCTAGTAAGACAAGTGATAacattttttcagaaaaaaaaaaaaaaaaaaacctgaccaaacttctctGAGTGCCAAGCCAAACTTACCCAACTTTTAGGCGTCCGTTTCTACCCTCACTCTTTATGGGTATTGATGGAGGATGAAGGAAGGGAGGAAGCGTATAGCGGGAAGCAATGAGAGAGCAGTGTGCCGCATATTTACGACTACAAGATCAATCAAATCTATGAATAAAGAGACTCAAAAGAACACCATTTGGCATCATATTGCACACAGACAAATATCTTACCTAATCTCCAAAGCAAGCATTGGATCAATGGGATATGCAATTGCATGAAATGGCTGAACGCTAGGAAGAACTGACATCTGGGAAAGTGAACCAAAGTTTTCAGAATAAACACACATTTCAAAGAGCAGGAAGTAATACAATAAATATCAGGGGAGGGTTTCCCACACGAACAGTGTGGGAATGACTTCCCATACCAACCACTTTGCTTGCCACATGGAAGTGTCTAGCAAGGCCTGTCCTTGTCTTTAAATAGTCATGATTTATATGTCAAAGCAATCTAACGCTCTCACAAGTCAATGTAatgttttgaaaattctttgaaAACGACAAAGttgcttgaagcacaagggccattgaataaaaaataaaataaaaaggggggcCTACATGGTGGGCCGTACAATTAATATTGACCACCAGATTTGACATATGACTTACCTAAGGCATTCCCCGTCTATCCAACAGATAGAATGGCCAGATTAGATCATCTGCCCATGTGGCAGACCAAAGTGTTGGTGTGGGAATATCTCCCACAGTCTGGAAGCATTTTTCCATAAATATAAAgcacaataaaaaagaaaaaacttaaaaCCTTAATCTGTCTTCTAATTATCGCCTCAACTTCAGCGAACTTCCTATCCCGATCATCCCAATCGCAGACACACTGACAAACAGAGCATAAAAAATCCCATCAGTTCCTGTGAAATGAATTTTGACTATTGAACTACGAATTTCTTGAGATTTGAATTTGCTTTCCAAG is part of the Macadamia integrifolia cultivar HAES 741 chromosome 9, SCU_Mint_v3, whole genome shotgun sequence genome and encodes:
- the LOC122089424 gene encoding cysteine proteinase inhibitor B-like, which codes for MASGVMHRSLPFSSFLGFSLLLVFFFLSCSSWRMVDGYGGMPGGRKEVKDVKNNKEVQDLGRFSVMEYNKNPSHYRQGQGAQGPLEFKEVVKAQTQVVAGLKYYLTISVSQGGVPKTYDAVVVVKPWVHQSKQLLTFTPSTN